A single region of the Thermotoga profunda AZM34c06 genome encodes:
- a CDS encoding ABC transporter ATP-binding protein yields MTILQAQNLCKSYGQVKALDDVSIEIEDAELLAVIGPSGSGKTTLLRSIAGFVQLDSGKILVKSKDITNLPPEKRNVAMFFQNYALWPHMTVFENVAYGLKIRKYDKKTIQERVEWALNFLDIAPLAQRKPNQLSGGQQQRVALARAIVVEPDVLLLDEPLSNLDAKIRMRIRFELKALQKKLKIPTLYVTHDQEEALSIADRIVIMHNGKVLQIGTPQQVYKSPVNLFVADFVGVNSILRITPLAKGTTKIGNFEFQIDQGEIHIVIRAEEAKVLPIQQNVTVGEGDLRFEGTIVGKLYLGSKHRYEIKIEGIEDMLFINSEETFDINQQVQIIAHKDSFFVYSQ; encoded by the coding sequence ATGACTATCTTGCAGGCACAGAATTTGTGCAAATCCTATGGTCAAGTCAAAGCTCTTGACGATGTGAGTATAGAAATAGAAGATGCAGAACTGCTTGCAGTCATAGGACCAAGTGGTTCTGGAAAAACCACTCTTTTAAGATCCATAGCCGGTTTTGTGCAATTGGATTCTGGAAAGATACTTGTAAAATCGAAAGACATTACAAACCTTCCACCAGAGAAGAGAAATGTAGCCATGTTTTTCCAAAATTACGCTCTATGGCCGCACATGACAGTCTTTGAGAATGTCGCATATGGTTTGAAGATACGAAAGTACGATAAAAAAACGATCCAAGAGAGAGTAGAATGGGCACTAAACTTTTTGGATATAGCCCCCTTAGCTCAGAGAAAACCAAATCAACTCTCCGGAGGTCAACAACAACGTGTTGCATTGGCAAGAGCGATCGTAGTGGAACCAGATGTATTGTTATTGGATGAGCCTCTGTCAAACCTTGATGCCAAGATCAGAATGAGAATAAGATTCGAGTTGAAAGCCCTGCAAAAGAAGTTGAAGATACCTACGTTGTATGTGACCCATGATCAAGAAGAGGCTCTCAGCATAGCTGACAGAATAGTCATAATGCACAATGGAAAAGTGCTTCAGATTGGAACACCTCAGCAGGTGTACAAAAGCCCTGTTAATCTATTTGTTGCCGACTTTGTAGGTGTAAACAGCATTTTAAGAATAACACCTTTGGCTAAAGGAACAACAAAGATCGGTAATTTTGAATTTCAAATTGACCAAGGAGAAATACACATAGTTATAAGGGCTGAAGAAGCTAAAGTCTTGCCAATTCAGCAAAACGTTACTGTAGGTGAAGGTGATCTTAGGTTCGAAGGCACAATAGTGGGAAAACTGTACCTTGGTTCTAAGCATCGTTATGAAATTAAAATAGAAGGTATAGAAGATATGCTTTTCATAAACAGTGAAGAAACGTTTGACATAAATCAACAAGTACAGATAATTGCACACAAAGACAGTTTTTTTGTCTATTCACAATGA
- a CDS encoding ABC transporter permease yields the protein MRFSIWRLTARIVFIIFMLLIMIGPIIGIVIWSFAKIWYWPSPLPQEFTLRYWSEVFRQGRVLNSLVLSVVVALLTVAFSILLAIPAAYGFARYRLPFERILLLLFLMPQAFPQLPVFINLASIFGRLGLRGNIWGIILAHTMASLVFSLWIITATFKSIPVEFEQAAQNLGASRFKVFRTITFPLAIPGIIAGAIYVFLWSMGEFTAAFFIGAPFIQTAPVLMYTSSMGYNLQIASVIAIILVIPSLIFMILIERFLKAEYIAGLGG from the coding sequence GTGAGATTCTCCATCTGGCGATTAACAGCAAGGATAGTTTTTATCATATTCATGCTATTGATTATGATAGGCCCCATAATTGGAATTGTCATTTGGAGTTTTGCTAAGATCTGGTATTGGCCAAGTCCATTGCCTCAGGAATTCACTTTAAGGTACTGGTCTGAGGTCTTCAGACAAGGAAGAGTTTTAAATTCATTGGTCTTAAGTGTAGTTGTTGCTTTGTTAACAGTCGCTTTCTCTATCCTGCTCGCAATCCCAGCGGCATATGGTTTTGCAAGATACAGATTGCCATTTGAGAGGATTCTTCTTCTGCTTTTTTTGATGCCACAAGCCTTTCCACAGCTACCTGTTTTCATAAACCTTGCCAGTATCTTTGGACGCTTAGGGCTCAGGGGTAATATTTGGGGAATCATACTTGCACACACCATGGCTTCATTGGTTTTCTCGCTTTGGATTATAACTGCTACCTTTAAATCTATACCCGTTGAATTTGAGCAGGCCGCACAGAATCTCGGAGCGAGCAGATTCAAGGTTTTCCGGACCATAACTTTCCCATTGGCAATTCCAGGCATCATCGCCGGAGCAATCTATGTCTTTCTTTGGTCGATGGGGGAATTCACAGCAGCCTTTTTCATAGGTGCGCCGTTTATTCAAACAGCTCCTGTTTTGATGTACACATCAAGTATGGGATATAACCTTCAAATAGCAAGCGTGATTGCGATAATACTGGTGATACCCTCGTTGATCTTCATGATACTCATCGAGAGATTTTTGAAAGCCGAGTATATAGCTGGTTTGGGAGGTTGA
- a CDS encoding ABC transporter permease, with protein MKIELRNRLIGFLLILPAFLVLIFLYIYPLIRAVWISFIKDGHLSWANYGKVFEIYSRDILYSVVMTVGTVLVVLILSVLLASYLRFKEWRFLDVMYRLPLFIPFLIVGHAMRIFLAPHGTLNSLLTRILRIEELPGFSRNWIGLLWTFVWVMTPYAALIILGAFRALDSSYIDAARNLGASKTRIVFTVIIPMCKPSIMVAAILTFVRTISSLTIPVMIGPNTPNMITVDMMFRINFFNDWGVANALGVISYLIVIVLAIYYLRFMAAERGGIKG; from the coding sequence ATGAAAATAGAACTTAGGAATCGCCTAATAGGTTTCTTACTGATCTTACCTGCCTTTTTAGTTCTGATATTTCTGTATATCTATCCTTTGATTCGTGCTGTTTGGATCAGTTTTATTAAAGATGGTCATTTGAGTTGGGCTAATTATGGGAAAGTTTTTGAAATATATTCACGAGATATTCTTTATTCAGTTGTTATGACAGTTGGTACAGTTTTGGTTGTATTGATTTTGAGCGTTCTTTTGGCGAGTTATCTGAGATTCAAGGAATGGAGATTTTTAGATGTGATGTACCGTCTGCCACTGTTCATTCCATTTTTGATAGTTGGTCATGCCATGAGAATTTTTCTCGCACCACATGGTACACTGAATAGTCTTCTCACAAGAATTCTCAGAATTGAGGAATTGCCAGGTTTCTCGAGAAATTGGATAGGATTGTTGTGGACTTTTGTGTGGGTTATGACTCCATACGCTGCCTTAATAATCCTTGGAGCCTTTAGAGCTCTTGATAGTTCCTACATTGATGCTGCCAGAAATCTTGGTGCTTCTAAAACAAGAATCGTTTTCACTGTGATTATTCCTATGTGCAAACCTTCGATAATGGTTGCAGCTATACTCACATTTGTGAGAACGATAAGTAGTTTAACTATACCAGTTATGATTGGCCCAAATACTCCAAATATGATAACCGTTGATATGATGTTCAGAATCAACTTTTTCAATGATTGGGGAGTTGCAAATGCCTTGGGTGTGATTTCGTATTTAATTGTTATCGTCCTTGCAATTTATTATCTGAGGTTTATGGCTGCGGAACGAGGGGGTATAAAAGGGTGA
- a CDS encoding extracellular solute-binding protein, which produces MKRFFVILTTVLVSIFVFAQSDIPVKVTLTMMVAGDQNMVDFFQYEIAPEFEKLYPNVKIKVVGTGPGDAGSQQIIQQLQLEKDSGKEKWAVDVVVIHETGAVWAIERGLIRQYTDFLTAKRLAIRNTDEMALGVNVDGYVMPMFHSQTALAYNPKFVKDPPKSYAELVEWVKKNPGKFGYNGIKGGMSGVAFVFGWVYWKSKNTDILINGPYDKKYEEDWPQIYAELKEFNKYVTMTAGNAGTLDALNRGEIWMGPVWVDMFYTWMREGRMDPNIRIILLDPGMPGQPMHFAIPTKAANADYALKLIEFVSSPKMQAKYIVERFNWYPAIGDDFMTPYLTKEVLDRIYKDVKQAELLKYGKPMPLLPYKQDMQEAYEKWVEK; this is translated from the coding sequence ATGAAAAGGTTCTTTGTAATTTTAACAACTGTTCTGGTATCCATTTTTGTCTTTGCGCAATCAGATATTCCCGTTAAGGTTACTCTCACAATGATGGTTGCTGGAGATCAGAACATGGTCGATTTCTTCCAATACGAGATTGCACCTGAATTTGAAAAGCTTTATCCAAATGTGAAAATCAAGGTTGTAGGTACTGGTCCAGGTGATGCCGGATCTCAACAAATCATTCAGCAACTGCAGCTTGAAAAAGATTCTGGCAAAGAAAAATGGGCAGTAGACGTTGTTGTGATTCATGAAACAGGTGCTGTATGGGCTATTGAACGAGGTTTGATAAGACAGTACACTGATTTTCTCACCGCGAAAAGGCTTGCTATAAGAAATACCGATGAAATGGCTCTTGGAGTTAATGTGGATGGTTATGTAATGCCAATGTTTCACAGCCAAACTGCACTCGCTTATAACCCAAAGTTTGTCAAAGATCCGCCAAAGTCTTATGCTGAACTCGTTGAATGGGTCAAGAAGAATCCTGGTAAATTTGGATACAACGGTATCAAAGGTGGCATGTCAGGTGTTGCATTCGTGTTTGGTTGGGTATACTGGAAATCCAAAAATACAGATATCCTGATCAACGGTCCATACGATAAAAAATATGAAGAAGACTGGCCACAGATATATGCAGAATTAAAAGAGTTTAACAAATACGTCACTATGACTGCAGGAAATGCGGGTACATTAGATGCACTCAATCGTGGTGAGATCTGGATGGGTCCTGTCTGGGTTGACATGTTCTATACTTGGATGCGCGAAGGCAGAATGGACCCAAATATCAGGATTATATTGCTGGATCCTGGTATGCCAGGTCAACCCATGCACTTTGCTATACCAACAAAAGCCGCAAATGCTGATTACGCATTGAAACTCATCGAATTTGTTTCTTCACCAAAAATGCAAGCAAAGTATATTGTTGAAAGATTCAATTGGTACCCTGCAATTGGCGATGATTTTATGACACCTTATTTGACAAAAGAAGTTCTTGACAGAATCTACAAAGATGTTAAACAAGCAGAGCTACTCAAATATGGAAAGCCAATGCCATTACTTCCATACAAACAAGATATGCAAGAAGCATACGAAAAATGGGTTGAAAAATAA
- the iolO gene encoding 5-keto-L-gluconate epimerase, whose product MKIALVISTSDAAFNSLAFKGDLVKGLEMAKKIGYDAVEIAIRDPKKVDANEIVKVTKKLGIDVAAVGTGQAFLAEALNLIDPDENLRKNTVERLKNHIDFASHFSCKVIIGFIRGNKKQRSVQEVTKIFVEQMRFLADYAFPKKVVLVIEPLNRYEIDFLNTLHETYEVVQMIGRTNVGILADTFHMNIEEAKIEESIHSIADKLYHFHVADSNRWAPGTGHYDFESTFKALHEINYKGYISVECLPLPNGTEEAAKIAYRTVKKYLENLEGG is encoded by the coding sequence TTGAAAATAGCTCTTGTAATAAGTACTTCTGATGCCGCATTTAATTCTCTCGCTTTCAAAGGAGATCTTGTGAAAGGATTAGAGATGGCAAAGAAGATTGGCTATGATGCAGTTGAAATCGCTATCAGAGATCCCAAAAAGGTAGATGCGAATGAAATAGTAAAAGTTACTAAAAAACTTGGAATAGACGTTGCCGCGGTGGGAACAGGGCAAGCATTTTTGGCGGAGGCTTTGAATTTGATCGATCCTGATGAAAATCTTCGAAAGAACACCGTAGAGAGATTAAAAAATCATATAGATTTTGCTTCACATTTTTCATGTAAGGTGATCATAGGCTTTATAAGAGGTAACAAAAAACAGAGATCTGTTCAGGAAGTGACAAAAATATTCGTTGAACAAATGAGATTTCTTGCCGACTATGCATTTCCAAAGAAAGTAGTCCTTGTGATAGAACCCTTGAACAGGTATGAAATAGATTTTCTCAATACGCTCCATGAAACATATGAAGTTGTTCAGATGATTGGCAGAACAAACGTAGGCATACTTGCAGATACTTTTCACATGAACATAGAAGAGGCAAAGATAGAGGAAAGTATCCATTCCATAGCAGATAAACTTTATCATTTTCACGTTGCAGATAGCAACAGATGGGCACCAGGAACTGGGCATTATGACTTTGAATCAACCTTCAAAGCTCTGCACGAAATAAACTACAAAGGATATATTTCTGTAGAATGTCTACCCTTACCAAATGGCACTGAGGAAGCTGCAAAGATTGCCTATAGAACTGTGAAAAAATATTTAGAAAATCTTGAGGGGGGTTAA